From a region of the Basfia succiniciproducens genome:
- the rpsR gene encoding 30S ribosomal protein S18, whose amino-acid sequence MARYFRRRKFCRFTAENVVEIDYKDIATLKNYITESGKIVPSRITGTRAKYQRQLARAIKRARYLALLPYTDNHQ is encoded by the coding sequence ATGGCACGTTATTTCCGTCGTCGCAAGTTCTGCCGTTTTACAGCGGAAAACGTAGTTGAAATCGATTATAAAGATATCGCTACATTGAAGAACTACATCACAGAGAGCGGCAAAATTGTTCCAAGCCGTATTACCGGTACTCGTGCGAAGTATCAACGTCAATTAGCCCGCGCTATCAAACGTGCGCGTTATTTAGCGTTACTTCCGTACACTGACAACCATCAGTAA
- the rpsF gene encoding 30S ribosomal protein S6 — protein MRHYEIVFMVHPDQSEQVPGMIERYTGSVKEAGGQIHRLEDWGRRQLAYPINKLHKAHYVLMNVEAPQEVIDELETTFRYNDAVLRNVIIRTKHAVTEASPMVKAKDERRASAEVENNDFEDAEE, from the coding sequence ATGCGTCACTACGAAATCGTGTTTATGGTTCACCCGGACCAAAGCGAACAAGTACCAGGCATGATTGAACGTTATACAGGTTCTGTAAAAGAAGCCGGCGGTCAAATTCATCGCTTAGAAGATTGGGGTCGCCGTCAATTAGCATACCCAATCAACAAATTACACAAAGCACATTATGTGCTTATGAATGTAGAAGCGCCTCAAGAAGTAATCGACGAGCTAGAAACAACATTCCGTTACAACGATGCAGTTCTTCGTAACGTAATTATTCGTACTAAGCACGCCGTAACAGAAGCGTCCCCAATGGTTAAAGCGAAAGACGAACGTCGCGCTTCAGCTGAAGTTGAAAACAACGATTTTGAGGATGCTGAAGAGTAA
- a CDS encoding MerR family transcriptional regulator gives MRIGQLAKAVGCTIETIRYYENQGLLAKPQRSANNFRYYTNDHLQQLSFICYCRSLDISLHEIKMLLNLDRSSGQRAEEINLLLDKHIRDVAKRLHELAHLRMELIKLKQKCSEMTGENLMQNIFSGGNIRFRKIK, from the coding sequence ATGAGAATTGGTCAGCTTGCGAAAGCGGTGGGATGCACCATTGAGACGATTCGTTATTATGAAAATCAAGGTTTGTTGGCTAAACCGCAACGTTCGGCCAATAATTTTAGATATTATACGAATGATCATCTGCAGCAGTTGTCTTTTATTTGCTATTGTCGAAGTTTGGATATATCGCTGCACGAAATCAAAATGTTACTGAATTTAGACCGCAGTTCCGGGCAGCGGGCGGAGGAGATTAATCTGCTGCTGGACAAACATATCCGTGATGTGGCAAAACGCCTGCATGAACTGGCTCATTTGCGTATGGAACTGATTAAATTAAAGCAAAAATGCAGCGAAATGACGGGTGAAAATTTAATGCAAAATATTTTTAGCGGCGGCAATATTCGCTTTCGCAAAATAAAGTGA
- the rplI gene encoding 50S ribosomal protein L9 has translation MQVILLDKIVHLGNVGDQVNVKSGFARNFLIPQGKAVMATKANIEHFEARRAEIEAKVVAELAAAQARAAQIAALEAVTISSKAGDEGRLFGSITTREIAEAVTAAGVEVAKSEVRLSTGPIRTLGDHEVKFQLHGEVFTALNVIVVAE, from the coding sequence ATGCAAGTAATTCTTTTAGATAAAATTGTTCACCTGGGTAACGTTGGTGATCAAGTTAATGTTAAATCAGGTTTTGCACGTAACTTCTTAATTCCGCAAGGTAAAGCGGTTATGGCAACTAAAGCTAACATTGAACACTTTGAAGCACGCCGTGCTGAAATCGAAGCTAAAGTTGTGGCTGAATTAGCAGCGGCTCAAGCTCGCGCAGCACAAATCGCGGCATTAGAAGCGGTAACTATTTCTTCTAAAGCCGGTGACGAAGGTCGTTTATTCGGTTCTATCACAACTCGCGAAATCGCTGAAGCAGTTACTGCGGCAGGCGTTGAAGTAGCGAAAAGTGAAGTTCGTTTATCAACAGGCCCGATTCGTACATTAGGCGATCATGAAGTTAAATTCCAACTTCACGGCGAAGTATTCACAGCATTAAACGTAATCGTTGTTGCTGAATAA
- the nikA gene encoding nickel ABC transporter substrate-binding protein, giving the protein MKKIYTILTALFTATCVYADSTNNRLDYASTKDIRDINPHLYAGEMAAQNMVFEPLVINTNQGIRPFLAESWRISEDGKSYLFNLRKDVKFTDGEPFNAFVAKMNIEAVLANFNRHAWLELVRQIDSVRAPDEFTLELTLKNPYYPTLTELALTRPFRFLSPKCFNQGKTSQGVMCYAGTGPWILKEHKKNALADFSRNDNYWGELPKLNGVTWHVIPERQTMLLALLKGDIQLIFGADGDMLDMDSFKQISESGQFISAMSEANASRAIVLNSARTITSDQKVRQALQHAVDKAAIAKGVFNDTESIAETLMAKNVPYADVDVQTYPFNLLKAAQLLEEAGWNLSVGKNIREKAGKPLSLLLSYNINNAAEKEIAQLLQADFRKIGVDLQILGEEKQAYLDRQKNGDFDLQYSLSWGRPYDPASFVSSFRIPAHADYQGQKGLPNKTEIDEMIGELLITPDEQTRIKLYQKLFKTLAEQAVYVPLTYSKTKAIYSAQLEGVGFNPSQYEIPFEKMSFKK; this is encoded by the coding sequence ATGAAAAAAATTTACACAATTTTGACCGCACTTTTCACCGCTACCTGTGTATATGCCGATTCGACGAATAACCGCCTGGATTATGCCAGCACAAAGGATATTCGGGATATTAATCCGCATTTATACGCCGGTGAAATGGCGGCGCAAAACATGGTTTTCGAACCTTTGGTTATTAATACCAATCAGGGCATCCGGCCTTTTCTGGCTGAAAGCTGGCGAATTTCCGAAGACGGCAAAAGTTACCTTTTTAATCTGCGCAAAGACGTAAAATTTACCGACGGCGAACCTTTTAATGCTTTTGTTGCGAAAATGAATATTGAGGCGGTATTAGCGAATTTTAACCGCCACGCCTGGCTGGAACTGGTGCGACAAATTGATTCCGTACGGGCTCCCGATGAATTTACCCTCGAATTAACGCTGAAAAACCCATATTATCCCACGCTGACGGAACTGGCCTTAACCCGTCCTTTCCGTTTCCTTTCACCCAAATGTTTCAATCAGGGAAAAACCTCGCAGGGCGTGATGTGCTATGCGGGCACCGGGCCTTGGATTCTCAAAGAACATAAAAAAAATGCACTGGCGGATTTTAGCCGAAATGACAATTATTGGGGCGAATTACCTAAACTCAACGGTGTGACATGGCATGTTATTCCTGAACGCCAAACCATGTTATTGGCTTTACTGAAAGGCGATATTCAGCTTATTTTCGGTGCCGACGGCGATATGTTAGATATGGATTCATTCAAGCAAATCAGCGAATCCGGTCAATTTATTTCGGCAATGAGCGAAGCAAACGCCTCTCGCGCCATCGTATTAAACAGCGCTAGAACTATTACCTCCGATCAAAAGGTTCGTCAGGCGCTGCAACATGCTGTGGATAAAGCCGCTATAGCCAAAGGCGTTTTTAATGATACGGAGAGCATCGCCGAAACCCTGATGGCAAAAAATGTGCCCTATGCCGATGTTGATGTGCAAACATATCCCTTTAATTTGCTCAAAGCAGCGCAATTATTAGAGGAAGCGGGTTGGAACTTGTCTGTCGGAAAAAATATTCGCGAAAAAGCTGGTAAACCGCTTTCACTATTGCTTTCTTATAATATAAACAATGCGGCTGAAAAAGAAATAGCCCAATTATTACAGGCGGATTTCAGAAAAATCGGCGTGGATTTGCAAATTCTCGGCGAAGAAAAACAAGCCTATTTAGACCGTCAAAAAAACGGCGATTTTGATTTGCAATATTCGCTTTCCTGGGGCAGACCTTATGATCCGGCGTCTTTCGTTTCTTCCTTCCGCATTCCCGCCCATGCCGATTACCAAGGGCAAAAAGGGCTACCGAATAAAACAGAAATTGACGAGATGATAGGGGAACTGTTGATTACACCCGATGAACAGACCCGTATAAAACTTTACCAAAAATTATTTAAAACCTTGGCGGAACAGGCGGTTTATGTGCCTTTAACCTATTCAAAAACAAAAGCGATTTATTCCGCACAATTGGAAGGTGTGGGGTTTAACCCTTCGCAATACGAAATTCCTTTTGAAAAAATGTCATTTAAAAAGTAA
- the priB gene encoding primosomal replication protein N, which produces MLKSNLSINNRLSLEGFVTEQPKRTKSPNGIEHCRIWLEHRSEQIEAGLKRQAWCKMPVHISGTQLVQKTQSITVGSHLLVVGFLTLHKTSKGLSQLVLHAEHIEYL; this is translated from the coding sequence ATGCTGAAGAGTAATTTAAGCATTAATAATCGTTTATCGCTTGAAGGTTTTGTAACCGAGCAGCCTAAACGAACTAAGAGTCCCAACGGTATTGAACATTGCCGGATTTGGTTGGAACATCGTTCCGAACAAATAGAAGCCGGGCTAAAGCGTCAAGCATGGTGCAAAATGCCCGTTCATATTAGCGGAACTCAATTAGTGCAGAAAACTCAAAGCATTACGGTCGGCAGTCATTTATTGGTGGTGGGGTTTTTAACTCTGCATAAAACTTCAAAAGGGTTGAGCCAATTAGTTTTGCATGCCGAGCATATCGAATATTTATAG
- a CDS encoding class I SAM-dependent methyltransferase yields MSLNLNQVSLLQNVTRYWNNRAEGYSRHNQQELQSIKRLKWQQLLLAHAPKKQNLKVLDIGTGPGFFAIIMAQAGAQVTAIDATSNMLEQAKYNAAQAMVDIRFVRGDVHHLPFADERFDLIISRNVTWNLSEPEQAYKEWHRVLKCGGNLLNFDANWYLFLYDEQRRRAFEQDRASTIRLNIPDHYADTDTSAMEAIARKLPLSRQLRPHWDMNALLNIGFSQLMADTRIGEFLWDDEEKVNYRSTPMFMIVAQK; encoded by the coding sequence GTGTCACTAAATTTAAATCAGGTTTCTTTACTGCAAAACGTTACCCGTTATTGGAATAATCGGGCGGAAGGTTACAGCCGGCATAACCAACAAGAATTACAAAGTATCAAACGCCTTAAATGGCAGCAGCTCTTGCTCGCCCACGCGCCGAAAAAGCAAAATCTTAAGGTATTGGATATCGGCACCGGTCCCGGTTTTTTTGCCATTATTATGGCGCAGGCAGGTGCGCAAGTAACGGCAATTGACGCCACCTCCAATATGCTGGAACAGGCAAAATATAATGCGGCGCAGGCAATGGTCGATATTCGTTTCGTTCGGGGCGACGTACATCATTTACCTTTTGCCGATGAACGTTTCGACTTAATTATCAGCCGAAACGTTACCTGGAACTTATCCGAACCCGAACAAGCCTATAAAGAATGGCATCGGGTATTAAAGTGCGGTGGAAATTTGCTGAATTTTGATGCCAATTGGTATCTGTTTTTATACGACGAACAACGTCGCCGGGCTTTTGAACAAGATCGCGCCTCCACCATCCGTTTAAACATTCCCGACCATTATGCCGACACCGATACCTCCGCCATGGAAGCTATCGCCCGCAAGTTGCCTTTAAGCCGGCAATTACGTCCTCATTGGGATATGAACGCGCTTTTAAACATCGGGTTTTCCCAGTTAATGGCCGATACCCGTATCGGCGAATTCCTTTGGGATGATGAAGAAAAGGTCAACTACCGCTCAACGCCGATGTTTATGATTGTCGCTCAAAAATAA